A single region of the Streptomyces sp. AM 4-1-1 genome encodes:
- a CDS encoding DUF3039 domain-containing protein: MSTLEPERGTGTGTLVEPIPQVSNGDGDHERYAHYVQKDKIMASALEGTPVVALCGKVWVPGRDPKKYPVCPMCKEIYESMGAGGDKGKDGKGGGKDKK; this comes from the coding sequence ATGAGCACTCTTGAGCCCGAGCGCGGGACAGGTACGGGAACCCTCGTAGAGCCGATCCCGCAGGTGTCGAACGGCGACGGCGACCACGAGCGCTACGCCCATTACGTCCAGAAGGACAAGATCATGGCGAGTGCCCTGGAGGGCACTCCCGTGGTGGCGCTGTGCGGAAAGGTCTGGGTCCCGGGCCGGGACCCGAAGAAGTACCCGGTGTGTCCCATGTGCAAGGAGATCTACGAGTCCATGGGCGCCGGCGGCGACAAGGGCAAGGACGGCAAGGGCGGCGGCAAGGACAAGAAGTAG
- the murA gene encoding UDP-N-acetylglucosamine 1-carboxyvinyltransferase has protein sequence MTGNDVLLVHGGTPLEGEIRVRGAKNLVPKAMVAALLGSGPSRLRNVPDIRDVRVVRGLLQLHGVTVRPGDEPGELVLDPTHVESANVADIDAHAGSSRIPILFCGPLLHRLGHAFIPGLGGCDIGGRPIDFHFDVLRQFGATIEKRADGQYLEAPQRLRGTKIRLPYPSVGSTEQVLLTAVLAEGVTELSNAAVEPEIEDLICVLQKMGAIISVDTDRTIRITGVDRLDGYTHRALPDRLEAASWASAALATEGNIYVRGAQQRSMMTFLNTFRRVGGAFEIDDEGIRFWHPGGPLNAIALETDVHPGFQTDWQQPLVVALTQAAGLSIVHETVYESRLGFTSALNQMGAHIQLYRECLGGSDCRFGQRNFLHSAVVSGPTKLQAADLVIPDLRGGFSYLIAALAAQGTSRVHGIDLINRGYENFMSKLEKLGAKVELPGGSLV, from the coding sequence ATGACCGGCAACGATGTCCTGCTTGTCCACGGCGGCACCCCGCTGGAGGGCGAGATCCGCGTCCGAGGCGCCAAGAACCTGGTCCCGAAGGCGATGGTCGCCGCGCTGCTCGGCAGCGGTCCCAGCCGGCTGCGCAATGTGCCCGACATCCGCGATGTGCGGGTCGTCCGCGGCCTGCTGCAACTGCACGGCGTGACCGTCCGCCCGGGGGACGAACCGGGCGAGCTGGTCCTCGACCCCACCCACGTCGAGAGCGCGAACGTCGCCGACATCGACGCCCACGCGGGCTCGTCGCGCATCCCGATCCTCTTCTGCGGCCCGCTGCTGCACCGGCTGGGCCACGCCTTCATCCCGGGCCTGGGCGGCTGCGACATCGGCGGACGGCCGATCGACTTCCACTTCGACGTGCTGCGCCAGTTCGGCGCGACGATCGAGAAGCGGGCGGACGGGCAGTACCTGGAGGCCCCGCAGCGGCTGCGTGGTACGAAGATCCGACTGCCGTACCCGTCGGTGGGCTCCACCGAGCAGGTGCTGCTGACGGCCGTCCTGGCCGAGGGCGTCACCGAGCTGTCCAACGCGGCCGTGGAGCCGGAGATCGAGGACCTGATCTGCGTCCTGCAGAAAATGGGCGCGATCATCTCCGTGGACACCGACCGGACGATCCGGATCACCGGCGTCGACCGGCTCGACGGCTATACGCACCGGGCGCTCCCGGACCGCCTGGAGGCGGCCTCCTGGGCGTCCGCCGCGCTGGCGACCGAGGGCAACATCTACGTCCGCGGGGCCCAGCAGCGCTCGATGATGACCTTCCTGAACACGTTCCGCCGGGTCGGCGGGGCCTTCGAGATCGACGACGAGGGCATCCGCTTCTGGCATCCGGGCGGTCCGCTGAACGCCATCGCGCTGGAGACGGACGTGCACCCCGGTTTCCAGACGGACTGGCAGCAGCCGCTGGTGGTGGCGCTGACGCAGGCCGCGGGTCTGTCGATCGTGCACGAGACGGTGTACGAGTCGCGGCTCGGCTTCACCTCGGCGCTCAACCAGATGGGCGCCCACATCCAGCTCTACCGCGAATGCCTCGGCGGGTCCGACTGCCGGTTCGGCCAGCGGAACTTCCTGCACTCGGCGGTCGTGTCCGGGCCGACCAAGCTCCAGGCCGCGGATCTGGTCATCCCGGACCTCCGGGGCGGGTTCTCGTACCTGATCGCGGCCCTGGCCGCCCAGGGCACCTCACGGGTGCACGGCATCGACCTGATCAACCGGGGTTACGAGAACTTCATGTCCAAGCTGGAGAAGCTGGGCGCGAAGGTCGAGCTGCCCGGCGGCTCGCTGGTCTGA
- a CDS encoding NAD-dependent malic enzyme, producing the protein MATAPSVSYSMTVRLEVPASGTAVSQLTTAVESSGGSVTGLDVTASGHEKLRIDVTIAASSTAHADEIVEGLRDIEGVVLGKVSDRTFLMHLGGKIEMQSKHPIRNRDDLSMIYTPGVARVCMAIAENPEDARRLTIKRNSVAVVTDGSAVLGLGNIGPMAALPVMEGKAALFKRFAGIDAWPLCLDTQDTDEIVSIVKAIAPGFAGINLEDISAPRCFEIEARLREALDIPVFHDDQHGTAIVVVAALTNALRVVGKDIGDVRVVMSGAGAAGTAIMRLLIAAGVRHAVVADIHGVVHAEREDLVSADPDSPLCWIANHTNPKGITGTLKEAVVDADVFIGVSAPNVLDGDDVAAMADGAIVFALANPDPEVDPAVARQTAAVVATGRSDFPNQINNVLVFPGVFRGLLDAQSRAVNTEMMLAAAGALADVVGEDELNRNYIIPSVFNDKVAGAVAGAVRAAAKAEGVAVTGPTSA; encoded by the coding sequence ATGGCAACGGCGCCCAGCGTCTCGTATTCGATGACGGTCAGGCTGGAGGTACCCGCGAGCGGCACGGCGGTTTCCCAGCTCACCACGGCCGTGGAGTCCTCCGGCGGTTCGGTCACCGGCCTCGACGTGACCGCTTCCGGCCACGAGAAGCTGCGGATCGACGTCACCATCGCGGCCAGCTCCACCGCGCACGCGGACGAGATCGTCGAAGGTCTGCGCGACATCGAGGGCGTGGTGCTCGGAAAGGTCTCCGACCGTACGTTCCTGATGCACCTCGGCGGCAAGATCGAGATGCAGTCGAAGCACCCCATCCGCAACCGTGACGACCTCTCGATGATCTACACCCCCGGCGTGGCCCGGGTCTGCATGGCGATCGCCGAGAACCCCGAGGACGCCCGCCGGCTCACCATCAAGCGCAACTCCGTCGCAGTCGTGACGGACGGTTCCGCCGTGCTCGGCCTCGGCAACATCGGCCCGATGGCCGCCCTGCCCGTGATGGAGGGCAAGGCGGCCCTCTTCAAGCGGTTCGCGGGCATCGACGCCTGGCCGCTCTGCCTCGACACCCAGGACACCGACGAGATCGTCTCGATCGTCAAGGCCATCGCTCCCGGCTTCGCGGGCATCAACCTGGAGGACATCTCCGCACCCCGCTGCTTCGAGATCGAGGCGCGGCTGCGCGAGGCCCTGGACATCCCCGTCTTCCACGACGACCAGCACGGCACCGCGATCGTCGTCGTGGCCGCGCTGACCAACGCGCTGCGCGTGGTGGGCAAGGACATCGGGGACGTGCGGGTCGTCATGTCGGGCGCCGGGGCGGCCGGTACGGCCATCATGCGGCTGCTCATCGCGGCGGGCGTCCGGCACGCCGTCGTCGCCGACATCCACGGTGTGGTGCACGCCGAGCGCGAGGACCTGGTCTCCGCCGACCCCGACTCGCCGCTGTGCTGGATCGCGAACCACACCAACCCCAAGGGCATCACCGGCACCCTCAAGGAGGCTGTCGTCGACGCCGACGTGTTCATCGGCGTCTCCGCGCCCAACGTCCTGGACGGCGACGACGTCGCCGCCATGGCGGACGGCGCGATCGTGTTCGCGCTCGCGAACCCGGACCCCGAGGTGGACCCGGCGGTCGCCCGCCAGACCGCGGCGGTCGTCGCCACCGGGCGTTCCGACTTCCCGAACCAGATCAACAACGTGCTGGTCTTCCCCGGCGTCTTCCGGGGGCTGCTGGACGCCCAGTCCCGCGCCGTCAACACGGAGATGATGCTCGCCGCCGCGGGCGCCCTCGCCGATGTCGTCGGCGAGGACGAACTGAACCGGAACTACATCATCCCCTCGGTCTTCAACGACAAGGTCGCGGGCGCGGTCGCGGGCGCCGTCCGGGCCGCCGCCAAGGCCGAGGGAGTGGCTGTGACGGGGCCCACCTCGGCCTGA
- a CDS encoding UvrD-helicase domain-containing protein, translated as MAAQDAAVDSLRDREIGVEQVHLDQVYRRLEEKIHEAEFLMHDAVKRGQVGTPGALAERDAQVFRAGIHLNRLNSEFEDFLFGRIDLLLGKDGERGPDGAFTSVAPADDAVRDDATADIAETLHIGRIGVLDSDYAPLVIDWRAPAAAPFYRSTPKDPGRVVRRRVIRSKGRKVLGVEDDLMRPELTAYLNGDRLAVVGDGALMAALGQARSHTMRDIVSSIQAEQDMVIRAPAASVTEVAGGPGTGKTAVALHRAAYLLYQDRRRYAGGILVVSPTPLLVAYTEGVLPSLGEEGQVAIRAVGSLADEAAPEGATTYDEPAVARIKGSSRMLQVLRKASRGALERSGADRTAPAHDGQLAFGDEEPAARRPTGALTRLRVVAFGTRVELNADELDRIRQSVLGGTAPVNLLRPRARRLLLDALWNKSSGRGRYTDPELAAELRSSFDEDVSTENDFLDFLAAWWPELTPRSVLAAMSDERRLARWSRRVLNQGEVRRLARSLKRLGPDGRGPLSVHDVALLDELHTLLGTPSRPKKKREYDPLDQLTGLEELMPQREETQRERAERLAAERTEYAHVIVDEAQDLTPMQWRMVGRRGRHATWTVVGDAAQSSWSDPDEAAEARDEALGNRPRRRFTLTVNYRNPAEIAELAAKVLALAMPGMESPAAVRSTGVRPRFETVRDGDLAATVREEARRLLAEVDGTVGVVVAMNRRGQARKWLAELGDRVVALGSLEAKGLEYDATVVVSPAEIADESPAGLRVLYVALTRATQQLTVVSGERDLPDEDGIPDLLRD; from the coding sequence GTGGCCGCGCAGGATGCCGCTGTCGATTCGTTGCGGGACCGGGAAATCGGTGTCGAGCAGGTGCACCTGGACCAGGTGTACCGCCGCCTTGAGGAGAAGATCCACGAGGCTGAGTTTCTTATGCACGATGCCGTCAAGCGCGGCCAGGTGGGGACCCCGGGAGCACTCGCCGAGCGGGACGCCCAGGTCTTCCGGGCCGGTATTCACCTCAATCGGCTGAACAGCGAGTTCGAGGACTTCCTCTTCGGGAGGATCGACCTGCTGCTCGGCAAGGACGGTGAACGCGGCCCGGACGGCGCGTTCACCTCGGTCGCCCCGGCGGACGACGCCGTGCGCGACGACGCCACCGCGGACATCGCGGAGACGCTGCACATCGGCCGCATCGGGGTCCTCGACTCCGACTACGCGCCGCTCGTCATCGACTGGCGGGCCCCGGCCGCCGCGCCGTTCTACCGGTCGACGCCGAAGGACCCGGGCCGGGTGGTACGCCGCCGGGTCATCCGCTCCAAGGGCCGCAAGGTCCTCGGGGTGGAGGACGACCTGATGCGTCCCGAGCTGACGGCGTACCTGAACGGTGACCGGCTGGCGGTCGTCGGCGACGGCGCCCTGATGGCGGCGCTCGGCCAGGCCCGCAGCCACACCATGCGGGACATCGTCTCGTCCATCCAGGCCGAGCAGGACATGGTGATCAGGGCGCCCGCCGCCTCCGTCACCGAGGTCGCCGGGGGCCCCGGCACCGGCAAGACCGCGGTGGCGCTGCACCGGGCCGCGTATCTGCTCTACCAGGACCGGCGGCGGTACGCGGGCGGCATCCTCGTCGTCTCGCCCACCCCGCTCCTCGTCGCGTACACCGAGGGAGTGCTGCCCTCGCTCGGCGAGGAGGGGCAGGTCGCGATCCGCGCGGTCGGCTCGCTGGCCGACGAGGCGGCGCCCGAAGGCGCCACCACGTACGACGAACCGGCCGTCGCCCGGATCAAGGGCTCCTCCCGGATGCTCCAGGTGCTCCGCAAGGCGTCCAGGGGCGCCCTGGAGCGGTCCGGGGCGGACCGGACGGCCCCGGCCCACGACGGTCAGCTCGCGTTCGGCGACGAGGAGCCCGCGGCCCGACGGCCCACCGGCGCCCTCACCCGGCTCCGGGTGGTCGCCTTCGGGACCAGGGTCGAGCTGAACGCCGACGAGCTGGACCGCATCCGGCAGTCCGTCCTCGGCGGGACCGCCCCCGTCAACCTGTTGCGCCCGCGCGCCCGCAGACTGCTTCTGGACGCCCTGTGGAACAAGTCGTCCGGCCGGGGCCGCTACACCGACCCGGAACTGGCCGCCGAGCTGCGTTCCTCCTTCGACGAGGACGTCTCGACGGAGAACGACTTCCTCGACTTCCTGGCCGCGTGGTGGCCGGAACTCACCCCCCGCTCGGTGCTCGCCGCGATGTCCGACGAGAGGCGGCTGGCGCGCTGGTCGCGCCGGGTCCTCAACCAGGGTGAGGTGCGCCGGCTGGCCCGTTCGCTGAAGCGGCTCGGCCCCGACGGGCGGGGGCCGCTCTCCGTGCACGACGTGGCGCTCCTCGACGAGCTGCACACCCTGCTCGGCACCCCGAGCCGCCCGAAGAAGAAGCGCGAGTACGACCCGCTGGACCAGCTCACCGGGCTGGAGGAGCTGATGCCGCAGCGCGAGGAGACCCAGCGGGAGCGGGCCGAACGGCTGGCGGCGGAACGCACCGAGTACGCGCACGTCATCGTCGACGAGGCGCAGGACCTGACGCCCATGCAGTGGCGCATGGTGGGCCGCCGGGGGCGCCACGCCACCTGGACGGTCGTCGGGGACGCCGCGCAGTCCTCCTGGTCCGATCCGGACGAGGCGGCCGAGGCCCGTGACGAGGCGCTGGGCAACCGGCCGCGCCGCCGCTTCACGCTCACCGTCAACTACCGCAACCCGGCGGAGATCGCCGAGCTGGCCGCGAAGGTGCTGGCGCTGGCGATGCCCGGCATGGAGTCCCCGGCGGCGGTCCGCTCCACCGGCGTACGGCCGCGCTTCGAGACCGTACGGGACGGCGATCTGGCCGCGACCGTCCGCGAGGAGGCCCGCAGGCTGCTCGCCGAGGTCGACGGCACGGTCGGGGTGGTCGTCGCGATGAACCGGCGCGGTCAGGCCCGCAAGTGGCTCGCCGAGCTGGGCGACCGGGTGGTGGCGCTGGGCAGTCTGGAGGCGAAGGGCCTGGAGTACGACGCGACGGTCGTCGTCTCGCCCGCCGAGATCGCGGACGAGTCGCCGGCCGGGCTGCGGGTGCTCTATGTGGCGCTCACCCGGGCGACGCAGCAGCTCACGGTGGTGTCGGGGGAGCGCGATCTGCCGGACGAGGACGGAATTCCGGATCTGCTCAGAGACTGA
- a CDS encoding YqgE/AlgH family protein, with the protein MTEVSSLTGRLLVATPALTDPNFARAVVLLLDHDEEGSLGVVLNRPTPIGVGDILGSWAGLIGEPGVVFQGGPVSLDAALGVAVIPGGEGPRPGPPSGPGGAERAGPVGWRRVHGAIGLVDLETPPELLAAALGSLRIFAGYAGWGPGQLENELTEGAWYVVESEPGDVSSPDPEGLWRAVLRRQRSELAMFATYADDPSLN; encoded by the coding sequence ATGACCGAGGTGTCCTCGCTCACAGGGCGACTGCTCGTGGCCACACCCGCACTCACCGATCCCAATTTCGCGCGCGCGGTGGTACTCCTCCTCGACCATGACGAGGAGGGTTCCCTCGGCGTGGTCCTGAACCGGCCGACCCCGATCGGGGTCGGTGACATCCTCGGATCGTGGGCCGGGCTCATCGGCGAACCCGGGGTCGTCTTCCAGGGCGGCCCGGTCTCGCTCGACGCGGCGCTCGGGGTGGCGGTGATCCCCGGCGGCGAGGGGCCGCGCCCCGGGCCCCCGTCGGGGCCGGGAGGAGCGGAACGCGCCGGCCCGGTCGGCTGGCGGCGGGTGCACGGGGCGATCGGCCTGGTGGACCTGGAGACCCCTCCCGAGCTGCTGGCCGCCGCGCTCGGCTCGCTGCGGATCTTCGCCGGGTACGCGGGCTGGGGGCCGGGACAGCTGGAGAACGAACTGACCGAGGGCGCCTGGTACGTGGTGGAGTCGGAGCCCGGCGACGTCTCGTCGCCCGACCCCGAGGGACTGTGGCGGGCGGTCCTGCGGCGTCAGCGCAGCGAGCTGGCGATGTTCGCGACGTACGCCGACGACCCTTCGCTGAACTGA
- a CDS encoding HU family DNA-binding protein, with product MNRSELVAALADRAEVTRKDADAVLAALAETVGEIVAKGDEKVTIPGFLTFERTHRAARTARNPQTGDPINIPAGYSVKVSAGSKLKEAAKGK from the coding sequence ATGAACCGCAGTGAGCTGGTGGCCGCCCTGGCCGACCGTGCCGAGGTGACTCGCAAGGACGCCGACGCCGTGCTGGCCGCCCTCGCCGAGACCGTCGGTGAGATCGTCGCCAAGGGCGACGAGAAGGTCACCATCCCCGGCTTCCTGACCTTCGAGCGCACCCACCGTGCCGCTCGCACCGCACGTAACCCGCAGACCGGCGACCCCATCAACATCCCGGCCGGCTACAGCGTGAAGGTCTCCGCGGGCTCGAAGCTCAAGGAAGCCGCCAAGGGCAAGTAG
- a CDS encoding CGNR zinc finger domain-containing protein, translating to MTAGLSSYDWRFDAGRPCLDLVATGVDTSGACERLDGPDRLAHWLVANQLLPVDRASDLVDDHWVVRFQELRMCVDRLMSAELAGHGADGALDRINVLAAGAPPVWRAERGKGGVLVRTLSAEPDCRSLLAAVARDAVELLTDPVARGGLRRCEGDNCRRLYLDTSRGRRRRWCSSEVCGNRERVARHRRRVAALSGAVPGAVGTGA from the coding sequence ATGACAGCGGGCCTCAGCTCGTACGACTGGCGATTCGACGCGGGGCGGCCCTGCCTCGACCTGGTGGCGACGGGGGTCGACACCTCCGGCGCGTGCGAACGGCTCGACGGGCCCGACCGGCTCGCCCACTGGCTGGTCGCCAACCAACTGCTCCCGGTGGACCGCGCGTCGGACCTGGTGGACGACCACTGGGTGGTGCGGTTCCAGGAGTTGCGGATGTGCGTCGACCGGCTGATGTCGGCGGAGCTGGCCGGACACGGCGCGGACGGCGCACTGGACCGGATCAACGTCCTGGCCGCGGGGGCGCCGCCCGTGTGGCGGGCGGAGCGCGGCAAGGGCGGGGTGCTGGTGCGCACCCTCAGCGCCGAGCCCGACTGCCGGTCACTGCTGGCCGCCGTCGCGCGGGACGCCGTGGAACTGCTCACGGACCCGGTGGCGCGGGGCGGGCTGCGCCGCTGCGAGGGCGACAACTGCCGACGGCTGTATCTGGACACCTCGCGCGGGCGACGGCGGCGCTGGTGCTCCAGCGAGGTGTGCGGCAACCGGGAGCGGGTGGCGAGGCACCGAAGACGGGTCGCGGCGCTGTCCGGTGCGGTCCCGGGGGCGGTGGGCACGGGCGCGTAG